The following coding sequences are from one Sander lucioperca isolate FBNREF2018 chromosome 2, SLUC_FBN_1.2, whole genome shotgun sequence window:
- the sgsm1a gene encoding small G protein signaling modulator 1 isoform X2, whose product MATNMAEAETRQRLLRTVKKEVKQIMEEAVTRKFVHEDSSHIVSFCAAVEACVLHGLKRRAAGFLRSNKIAALFMKVGKSFVPAEELCRKAQELEQIIETKRSQSLQSQDSLRKMPRLPSLTQQGVRNLWIRTALFDKVLDKIVLYLVENSSKYYEKEAVLMDPVDGPILASLLVGPCALEYTKMKTADHFWTDPSADELVQRHRIHGGHCRQDSPTKRPALCIQKRHSSSSMDERPSPSPSAREYVESLHQNSRVTLLFGKNNVLVQPRDDMEAIPGYLSLHQNADLMTLKWTPNQLMNGSVGDLDYERSVYWDYAMTIPLGEIVYLHCHQQVDSGGTVVLVSQDGIQRPPLRFPRGGHLLQFLSCLENGLLPHGLLDPPLWSQRGKGKVFPKLRNRVPQGSGSSDSVSDKEEDEATDYVFRILFPNSQSEFVTITHPPHLTSSLSLQLGGQAPSKTGTLVVPKRSCSCPDESPSLTGSSLSPPDLMDQGATMWHPTLRKSSCSSCSPGSFSDAATPKGCNHERAPLKLLCDNMKNQIISRAFYGWLAYCRHLSTVRTHLSALVNHAIVAPDVPRDAFKGLTTDVWQTFLQDCTAYEEKELLRLVYFGGVDASLRKEVWPFLLGHYQFGMSEAERKEVDEQVRVCYQQTMREWLGCEEIVRQREKEQHAAALAKCSSGASMDSSSQKMIHHNSTVSNESQSPQSSDRQSLARLQSDSSSSTQVFESVEEVDQIETEPKSEEAKPVPKIPNGALQNGTSSPDSGHPSSRNFSVTSGLSDGSLTEDSTAPDTIPRSAAVPQAPQSPVKPAGVESEGLKGEMGSQVKGKVKNKEGEEEEEEEKASDVTTTAENTKTEGLLKANKDTGLQPKTQEAVEESGAIKTEGPKCVDKDALADIKGMEPLESGVIEKQDEDTMMVLAAAAESKGELVEQSLKKEVEVSIEETSTLKKTEPNVEKTKEMNESKTSKPQEVLLAERRENISIDPVAPKVEKNLVFSVRHSSQTDEDQVMTESDESPSAIMMEDIPKAKVSMMPWSRKGRYEASSFSEVSAPHSAPLRLEDEQGEPCPEGMEPILCEEPEMESLYPNFDSLVRSEDIKNEATSQESAGSTFSQELLDLYTLNLHRIEKDVQRCDRNYWYFTPANLEKLRNIMCSYIWRHLDIGYVQGMCDLLAPLLVILDDEAMAFSCFTELMKRMNQNFPHGGAMDTHFANMRSLIQILDSELFELMHQNGDYTHFYFCYRWFLLDFKRELVYDDVFAVWETIWAAKYVSSSHFVLFIALALVEIYRDIILENNMDFTDIIKFFNEMAEHHNIKKILTMARDLVCKVQILIENK is encoded by the exons ATGGCAACAAACATGGCAG AGGCAGAGACCCGTCAGCGGCTGCTGCGCACCGTCAAGAAGGAG GTGAAGCAGATTATGGAGGAAGCCGTCACCAGGAAATTTGTTCATGAAGACAGCAGCCATATTGTGTCCTTTTGTG CTGCAGTGGAGGCATGTGTTCTGCATGGGCTGAAACGGCGAGCAGCCGGCTTTTTGCGTAGCAACAAGATAGCTGCACTCTTCATGAAAGTGGGGAAGAGCTTCGTCCCAGCTGAGGAGCTGTGTAGGAAGGCCCAGGAGCTTGAGCAGATCATCGAGACAAA ACGAAGTCAAAGCTTGCAAAGTCAAGACAGCCTTCGCAAGATGCCCCGACTGCCCAGCCTCACCCAACAGGGAGTCAGGAACCTGTGGATCCGGACGGCTCTATTTGACAAGGTGCTGGACAAGATTGTCCTCTACCTGGTGGAGAACAGCAG TAAATACTACGAGAAAGAGGCTGTTCTAATGGACCCTGTGGATGGACCTATCCTTGCTTCTTTGTTAG TTGGACCTTGTGCTTTGGAGTACACTAAGATGAAGACAGCAGACCACTTCTGGACAGACCCGTCTGCTGATGAGTTGGTGCAAAGACATCGCATCCATGGGGGCCACTGCAGACAGGATTCTCCCACTAAGAGGCCTGCACTGTGT ATCCAGAAGCGGCactccagcagcagcatggATGAACGCCCTTCCCCCTCGCCATCAGCTCGTGAATATGTGGAGTCGCTGCATCAAAACAGCAGGGTGACCCTACTGTTTGGCAAAAACAATGTGCTTGTACAACCG AGGGACGACATGGAGGCTATCCCAGGTTACCTGTCTCTGCACCAGAATGCTGATCTCATGACCCTGAAATGGACACCGAACCAGCTCATGAATGGCTCTGTTGGAGACTTGGACTACGAACGCAG TGTATACTGGGACTATGCCATGACGATCCCTCTAGGGGAAATAGTTTACTTGCACTGTCATCAACAAG TTGACAGTGGGGGGACAGTGGTGCTGGTCAGTCAGGATGGGATCCAAAGACCTCCACTTCGCTTCCCCAGAGGAGGCCACTTGCTCCAGTTCCTCTCCTGCCTGGAGAACGGCCTGCTTCCCCACGGTCTGCTGGACCCTCCACTCTGGTCCCAGAGGGGAAAG GGGAAGGTGTTTCCCAAGCTGCGGAAcagggttcctcagggatctgGATCCTCAGACTCGGTCTCGGATAAGGAGGAGGACGAGGCCACAGACTATGTCTTCCGCATCCTCTTTCCAAACAGCCAGTCAGAGTTTG TGACTATAACCCATCCTCCCCATCTGACTTCCTCCCTATCCCTTCAACTGGGCGGACAGGCCCCCTCGAAAACAGGGACCCTGGTTGTACCCAAGAGGTCCTGCAGCTGTCCTGACGAATCCCCCTCACTCACAGGAAGCAGCT TGAGTCCTCCAGACTTGATGGATCAGGGAGCTACAATGTGGCATCCCACTCTCAGGAAGTCCTCGTGTTCCTCTTGTTCTCCGGGGAGCTTCTCTGATGCGGCGACGCCCAAGGGGTGCAACCATGAGAG GGCTCCTCTGAAGCTGCTGTGCGACAACATGAAGAATCAGATCATCTCTCGGGCTTTTTATGGCT GGTTAGCATACTGCCGTCACCTGTCCACTGTGCGTACACACCTGTCTGCTCTCGTCAATCACGCCATTGTGGCGCCCGACGTGCCTCGTGATGCCTTCAAAGGACTCACCACAGACGTGTGGCAGACGTTCCTCCAGGACTGCACA GCATACGAGGAGAAGGAGCTGCTTCGTCTGGTCTACTTCGGTGGTGTGGACGCCTCGCTGCGTAAAGAGGTGTGGCCTTTCCTGCTGGGTCATTACCAGTTTGGAATGTCAGAAGCTGAGAGAAAGGAG GTGGATGAACAGGTCCGAGTGTGCTACCAACAGACCATGCGTGAGTGGCTCGGCTGCGAGGAGATTGTCCGCCAGCGGGAGAAGGAGCAGCATGCTGCAGCATTAGCAAAGTGTTCCTCTGGAGCGAGCATGGACAGCTCCAGTCAGAAGATGATCCACCACAACTCCACTGTCAGCAATGAG TCCCAGTCCCCCCAGAGCTCAGACAGGCAGAGTCTGGCTCGCCTGCAGAGTGactccagcagcagcacacaG GTGTTTGAGTCCGTAGAGGAGGTTGATCAAATCGAGACGGAGCCCAAGAGCGAAGAGGCCAAACCGGTGCCAAAGATACCCAATGGAGCTCTGCAGAACGGGAcaagctctcctgactccggacATCCCTCCTCCCGTAACTTCTCAGTCACCTCCGGCCTGTCAGACGGCTCACTCACAGAGGACAGCACTGCACCTGATACAATCCCGAGATCTGCAGCTGTCCCTCAGGCGCCACAGAGCCCAGTCAAACCTGCAGGGGTAGAGAGTGAAGGTCTGAAAGGGGAGATGggcagccaggtaaaaggtaaaGTTAAGAacaaggagggggaggaggaagaggaggaggagaaagcaTCTGATGTGACCACAACTGCAGAAAATACCAAGACTGAGGGGCTGCTGAAGGCCAACAAAGACACAGGTCTGCAACCCAAAACACAAGAAGCAGTTGAAGAGTCTGgagcaattaaaacagaggGGCCCAAGTGTGTAGATAAAGATGCACTGGCAGACATTAAAGGAATGGAACCTTTAGAGTCAGGGGTAATAGAAAAGCAAGATGAGGATACTATGATGGTATTAGCAGCTGCTGCAGAATCAAAAGGAGAACTTGTTGAGCAAAGTCTTAAAAAAGAAGTAGAAGTGAGTATTGAGGAAACATCAACTCTCAAGAAAACAGAACCAAATGTGGAAAAGACGAAGGAAATGAATGAATCAAAGACAAGTAAACCACAAGAGGTTTTATTGGCAGAaaggagagaaaacatatcCATTGATCCTGTGGCTCCCAAAGTTGAAAAGAACCTGGTTTTCTCAGTTAGACACTCGTCTCAGACAGATGAGGACCAGGTCATGACTGAATCTGATGAGTCTCCCTCAGCCATAATGATGGAGGACATACCCAAAGCCAAAGTTTCCATGATGCCTTGGAGCAGGAAGGGACGTTATGAAGCATCGTCTTTCTCTGAGGTCTCAGCTCCCCACAGCGCCCCCCTCAGGCTGGAGGACGAGCAGGGAGAGCCCTGTCCGGAGGGCATGGAGCCCATCCTGTGTGAGGAGCCAGAAATGGAGAGTCTTTACCCTAACTTTGACTCCCTGGTCAGGTCTGAAGACATAAAGAATGAAGCAACCTCTCAAGAATCTGCTGGGAGTACCTTCTCT caAGAGCTTTTGGACTTGTATACATTAAATCTGCATCGCATTGAAAAGGACGTCCAGCGCTGTGACCGGAACTATTGGTACTTCACTCCTGCCAACCTGGAGAAACTGCGCAACATCATGTGCAG CTATATCTGGAGGCACCTTGACATTGGTTACGTACAGGGCATGTGTGATCTTCTGGCTCCACTTCTAGTCATTCTGGATGATG AGGCCATGGCCTTCAGCTGTTTCACTGAGCTCATGAAGAGAATGAATCAAAACTTTCCACACGGAGGAGCTATGGATACTCACTTTGCCAACATGCGCTCTCTAATCCAG ATCCTGGATTCTGAGCTGTTTGAGCTAATGCACCAAAACGGAGACTACACCCACTTCTACTTCTGCTACCGCTGGTTTCTCCTAGACTTCAAGCGAG AGCTGGTGTATGATGACGTGTTTGCAGTATGGGAAACGATCTGGGCAGCCAAGTATGTCTCTTCTAGTCACTTTGTCCTCTTCATTGCCCTGGCACTGGTGGAGATCTACAGGGATATAATCCTGGAGAACAACATGGACTTCACTGACATCATTAAGTTCttcaatg AAATGGCTGAGCACCACAACATAAAGAAGATTTTGACCATGGCCAGAGATCTGGTGTGCAAGGTGCAGATCCTGATAGAGAACAAGTGA
- the sgsm1a gene encoding small G protein signaling modulator 1 isoform X1, giving the protein MATNMAEAETRQRLLRTVKKEVKQIMEEAVTRKFVHEDSSHIVSFCAAVEACVLHGLKRRAAGFLRSNKIAALFMKVGKSFVPAEELCRKAQELEQIIETKRSQSLQSQDSLRKMPRLPSLTQQGVRNLWIRTALFDKVLDKIVLYLVENSSKYYEKEAVLMDPVDGPILASLLVGPCALEYTKMKTADHFWTDPSADELVQRHRIHGGHCRQDSPTKRPALCIQKRHSSSSMDERPSPSPSAREYVESLHQNSRVTLLFGKNNVLVQPRDDMEAIPGYLSLHQNADLMTLKWTPNQLMNGSVGDLDYERSVYWDYAMTIPLGEIVYLHCHQQVDSGGTVVLVSQDGIQRPPLRFPRGGHLLQFLSCLENGLLPHGLLDPPLWSQRGKGKVFPKLRNRVPQGSGSSDSVSDKEEDEATDYVFRILFPNSQSEFVTITHPPHLTSSLSLQLGGQAPSKTGTLVVPKRSCSCPDESPSLTGSSLSPPDLMDQGATMWHPTLRKSSCSSCSPGSFSDAATPKGCNHERAPLKLLCDNMKNQIISRAFYGWLAYCRHLSTVRTHLSALVNHAIVAPDVPRDAFKGLTTDVWQTFLQDCTAYEEKELLRLVYFGGVDASLRKEVWPFLLGHYQFGMSEAERKEVDEQVRVCYQQTMREWLGCEEIVRQREKEQHAAALAKCSSGASMDSSSQKMIHHNSTVSNESQSPQSSDRQSLARLQSDSSSSTQFFTSSHPFPWSSLLPFGLFFQVFESVEEVDQIETEPKSEEAKPVPKIPNGALQNGTSSPDSGHPSSRNFSVTSGLSDGSLTEDSTAPDTIPRSAAVPQAPQSPVKPAGVESEGLKGEMGSQVKGKVKNKEGEEEEEEEKASDVTTTAENTKTEGLLKANKDTGLQPKTQEAVEESGAIKTEGPKCVDKDALADIKGMEPLESGVIEKQDEDTMMVLAAAAESKGELVEQSLKKEVEVSIEETSTLKKTEPNVEKTKEMNESKTSKPQEVLLAERRENISIDPVAPKVEKNLVFSVRHSSQTDEDQVMTESDESPSAIMMEDIPKAKVSMMPWSRKGRYEASSFSEVSAPHSAPLRLEDEQGEPCPEGMEPILCEEPEMESLYPNFDSLVRSEDIKNEATSQESAGSTFSQELLDLYTLNLHRIEKDVQRCDRNYWYFTPANLEKLRNIMCSYIWRHLDIGYVQGMCDLLAPLLVILDDEAMAFSCFTELMKRMNQNFPHGGAMDTHFANMRSLIQILDSELFELMHQNGDYTHFYFCYRWFLLDFKRELVYDDVFAVWETIWAAKYVSSSHFVLFIALALVEIYRDIILENNMDFTDIIKFFNEMAEHHNIKKILTMARDLVCKVQILIENK; this is encoded by the exons ATGGCAACAAACATGGCAG AGGCAGAGACCCGTCAGCGGCTGCTGCGCACCGTCAAGAAGGAG GTGAAGCAGATTATGGAGGAAGCCGTCACCAGGAAATTTGTTCATGAAGACAGCAGCCATATTGTGTCCTTTTGTG CTGCAGTGGAGGCATGTGTTCTGCATGGGCTGAAACGGCGAGCAGCCGGCTTTTTGCGTAGCAACAAGATAGCTGCACTCTTCATGAAAGTGGGGAAGAGCTTCGTCCCAGCTGAGGAGCTGTGTAGGAAGGCCCAGGAGCTTGAGCAGATCATCGAGACAAA ACGAAGTCAAAGCTTGCAAAGTCAAGACAGCCTTCGCAAGATGCCCCGACTGCCCAGCCTCACCCAACAGGGAGTCAGGAACCTGTGGATCCGGACGGCTCTATTTGACAAGGTGCTGGACAAGATTGTCCTCTACCTGGTGGAGAACAGCAG TAAATACTACGAGAAAGAGGCTGTTCTAATGGACCCTGTGGATGGACCTATCCTTGCTTCTTTGTTAG TTGGACCTTGTGCTTTGGAGTACACTAAGATGAAGACAGCAGACCACTTCTGGACAGACCCGTCTGCTGATGAGTTGGTGCAAAGACATCGCATCCATGGGGGCCACTGCAGACAGGATTCTCCCACTAAGAGGCCTGCACTGTGT ATCCAGAAGCGGCactccagcagcagcatggATGAACGCCCTTCCCCCTCGCCATCAGCTCGTGAATATGTGGAGTCGCTGCATCAAAACAGCAGGGTGACCCTACTGTTTGGCAAAAACAATGTGCTTGTACAACCG AGGGACGACATGGAGGCTATCCCAGGTTACCTGTCTCTGCACCAGAATGCTGATCTCATGACCCTGAAATGGACACCGAACCAGCTCATGAATGGCTCTGTTGGAGACTTGGACTACGAACGCAG TGTATACTGGGACTATGCCATGACGATCCCTCTAGGGGAAATAGTTTACTTGCACTGTCATCAACAAG TTGACAGTGGGGGGACAGTGGTGCTGGTCAGTCAGGATGGGATCCAAAGACCTCCACTTCGCTTCCCCAGAGGAGGCCACTTGCTCCAGTTCCTCTCCTGCCTGGAGAACGGCCTGCTTCCCCACGGTCTGCTGGACCCTCCACTCTGGTCCCAGAGGGGAAAG GGGAAGGTGTTTCCCAAGCTGCGGAAcagggttcctcagggatctgGATCCTCAGACTCGGTCTCGGATAAGGAGGAGGACGAGGCCACAGACTATGTCTTCCGCATCCTCTTTCCAAACAGCCAGTCAGAGTTTG TGACTATAACCCATCCTCCCCATCTGACTTCCTCCCTATCCCTTCAACTGGGCGGACAGGCCCCCTCGAAAACAGGGACCCTGGTTGTACCCAAGAGGTCCTGCAGCTGTCCTGACGAATCCCCCTCACTCACAGGAAGCAGCT TGAGTCCTCCAGACTTGATGGATCAGGGAGCTACAATGTGGCATCCCACTCTCAGGAAGTCCTCGTGTTCCTCTTGTTCTCCGGGGAGCTTCTCTGATGCGGCGACGCCCAAGGGGTGCAACCATGAGAG GGCTCCTCTGAAGCTGCTGTGCGACAACATGAAGAATCAGATCATCTCTCGGGCTTTTTATGGCT GGTTAGCATACTGCCGTCACCTGTCCACTGTGCGTACACACCTGTCTGCTCTCGTCAATCACGCCATTGTGGCGCCCGACGTGCCTCGTGATGCCTTCAAAGGACTCACCACAGACGTGTGGCAGACGTTCCTCCAGGACTGCACA GCATACGAGGAGAAGGAGCTGCTTCGTCTGGTCTACTTCGGTGGTGTGGACGCCTCGCTGCGTAAAGAGGTGTGGCCTTTCCTGCTGGGTCATTACCAGTTTGGAATGTCAGAAGCTGAGAGAAAGGAG GTGGATGAACAGGTCCGAGTGTGCTACCAACAGACCATGCGTGAGTGGCTCGGCTGCGAGGAGATTGTCCGCCAGCGGGAGAAGGAGCAGCATGCTGCAGCATTAGCAAAGTGTTCCTCTGGAGCGAGCATGGACAGCTCCAGTCAGAAGATGATCCACCACAACTCCACTGTCAGCAATGAG TCCCAGTCCCCCCAGAGCTCAGACAGGCAGAGTCTGGCTCGCCTGCAGAGTGactccagcagcagcacacaG TTCTTCACATCCTCACATCCCTTCCCCTGGAGTAGCCTGCTTCCCTTTGGCTTGTTCTTTCAGGTGTTTGAGTCCGTAGAGGAGGTTGATCAAATCGAGACGGAGCCCAAGAGCGAAGAGGCCAAACCGGTGCCAAAGATACCCAATGGAGCTCTGCAGAACGGGAcaagctctcctgactccggacATCCCTCCTCCCGTAACTTCTCAGTCACCTCCGGCCTGTCAGACGGCTCACTCACAGAGGACAGCACTGCACCTGATACAATCCCGAGATCTGCAGCTGTCCCTCAGGCGCCACAGAGCCCAGTCAAACCTGCAGGGGTAGAGAGTGAAGGTCTGAAAGGGGAGATGggcagccaggtaaaaggtaaaGTTAAGAacaaggagggggaggaggaagaggaggaggagaaagcaTCTGATGTGACCACAACTGCAGAAAATACCAAGACTGAGGGGCTGCTGAAGGCCAACAAAGACACAGGTCTGCAACCCAAAACACAAGAAGCAGTTGAAGAGTCTGgagcaattaaaacagaggGGCCCAAGTGTGTAGATAAAGATGCACTGGCAGACATTAAAGGAATGGAACCTTTAGAGTCAGGGGTAATAGAAAAGCAAGATGAGGATACTATGATGGTATTAGCAGCTGCTGCAGAATCAAAAGGAGAACTTGTTGAGCAAAGTCTTAAAAAAGAAGTAGAAGTGAGTATTGAGGAAACATCAACTCTCAAGAAAACAGAACCAAATGTGGAAAAGACGAAGGAAATGAATGAATCAAAGACAAGTAAACCACAAGAGGTTTTATTGGCAGAaaggagagaaaacatatcCATTGATCCTGTGGCTCCCAAAGTTGAAAAGAACCTGGTTTTCTCAGTTAGACACTCGTCTCAGACAGATGAGGACCAGGTCATGACTGAATCTGATGAGTCTCCCTCAGCCATAATGATGGAGGACATACCCAAAGCCAAAGTTTCCATGATGCCTTGGAGCAGGAAGGGACGTTATGAAGCATCGTCTTTCTCTGAGGTCTCAGCTCCCCACAGCGCCCCCCTCAGGCTGGAGGACGAGCAGGGAGAGCCCTGTCCGGAGGGCATGGAGCCCATCCTGTGTGAGGAGCCAGAAATGGAGAGTCTTTACCCTAACTTTGACTCCCTGGTCAGGTCTGAAGACATAAAGAATGAAGCAACCTCTCAAGAATCTGCTGGGAGTACCTTCTCT caAGAGCTTTTGGACTTGTATACATTAAATCTGCATCGCATTGAAAAGGACGTCCAGCGCTGTGACCGGAACTATTGGTACTTCACTCCTGCCAACCTGGAGAAACTGCGCAACATCATGTGCAG CTATATCTGGAGGCACCTTGACATTGGTTACGTACAGGGCATGTGTGATCTTCTGGCTCCACTTCTAGTCATTCTGGATGATG AGGCCATGGCCTTCAGCTGTTTCACTGAGCTCATGAAGAGAATGAATCAAAACTTTCCACACGGAGGAGCTATGGATACTCACTTTGCCAACATGCGCTCTCTAATCCAG ATCCTGGATTCTGAGCTGTTTGAGCTAATGCACCAAAACGGAGACTACACCCACTTCTACTTCTGCTACCGCTGGTTTCTCCTAGACTTCAAGCGAG AGCTGGTGTATGATGACGTGTTTGCAGTATGGGAAACGATCTGGGCAGCCAAGTATGTCTCTTCTAGTCACTTTGTCCTCTTCATTGCCCTGGCACTGGTGGAGATCTACAGGGATATAATCCTGGAGAACAACATGGACTTCACTGACATCATTAAGTTCttcaatg AAATGGCTGAGCACCACAACATAAAGAAGATTTTGACCATGGCCAGAGATCTGGTGTGCAAGGTGCAGATCCTGATAGAGAACAAGTGA